A genomic region of Miscanthus floridulus cultivar M001 chromosome 3, ASM1932011v1, whole genome shotgun sequence contains the following coding sequences:
- the LOC136541641 gene encoding granule-bound starch synthase 1b, chloroplastic/amyloplastic-like, producing MAAMMGSISANGSYQTNRPSALQQAPHMQFQQYCNGGLKFLSKYSQSMRSKTHLAKRRATNNGIHPKTTRPRAPIVCSTGMTIIFVATEVHPWCKTGGLGDVAGGLPPALAAMGHRVMTIAPRYDQYKDAWDTSVLVEVNIGDTVETVRFFHCHKRGVDRVFVDHPMFLEKVWGKTGAKLYGPTTGSDYRDNQLRFCLLCLAALEAPRVLNLNNSEYFSGPYGEDVVFVANDWHTAVLPCYLKSMYKPNGIYANAKVAFCIHNIAYQGRFARADFDLLNLPDSFLPSFDFLDGHVKPVVGRKINWMKAGIIESDLVLTVSPHYVKELTSGPDKGVELDGVLRTKPLEIGIVNGMDVYEWDPATDKYISVKYDATTVTEARALNKERLQAEVGLPVDSSIPVIVFVGRLEEQKGSDILIAAIPEFVGENVQIIVLGTGKKKMEEELTQLEVKYPSNARGVAKFNVPLAHMMFAGADFIIVPSRFEPCGLIQLQGMRYGVVPICSSSGGLVDTVKEGVTGFHMGSFNVECETVDPADVTAVASTVTRALKQYDTPAFHEMVQNCMGQDLSWKGPAKKWEEVLLGLGVEGSQAGIDGEEIAPLAKENVATP from the exons ATGGCTGCAATGATGGGTTCAATATCTGCCAATGGTTCTTACCAAACAAATAGGCCCAGTGCACTACAGCAGGCACCTCACATGCAATTCCAACAATATTGTAATGGTGGACTTAAGTTCTTAAGCAAGTACTCCCAATCCATGCGAAGTAAGACACACCTGGCTAAAAGAAGAGCTACAAATAATGGAATTCATCCAAAGACTACTAGGCCTCGGGCACCTATTGTATGTTCTACTGGGATGACTATAATATTTGTTGCAACTGAAGTGCACCCATGGTGCAAAACTGGTGGTCTCGGTGATGTTGCAGGAGGACTGCCCCCAGCTTTGGCT GCTATGGGACACCGGGTCATGACAATAGCTCCTCGTTATGATCAATACAAGGATGCATGGGATACAAGTGTCCTTGTTGAG GTAAATATTGGTGACACGGTAGAAACTGTTCGCTTCTTCCACTGCCACAAAAGAGGAGTCGATCGTGTTTTTGTCGATCATCCTATGTTTCTTGAAAAG GTATGGGGCAAGACTGGAGCAAAGTTGTATGGTCCTACTACTGGAAGTGACTATCGAGATAACCAGTTGAGATTCTGCCTTTTGTGCCTT GCTGCTTTGGAGGCTCCAAGAGTTCTCAATCTCAACAATTCTGAATATTTCTCTGGACCATATG GGGAAGATGTTGTCTTTGTAGCCAATGATTGGCACACTGCTGTTCTGCCATGCTATCTGAAGAGCATGTATAAGCCAAATGGAATTTATGCAAATGCTAAG GTTGCTTTCTGCATTCATAATATTGCCTATCAAGGTAGATTTGCCAGAGCAGACTTCGATCTTCTTAATCTACCTGACAGTTTCTTGCCATCATTTGATTTTCTTGATGG ACATGTTAAGCCTGTTGTAGGGAGAAAGATTAACTGGATGAAGGCAGGGATCATTGAGAGTGATCTGGTTCTAACAGTTAGTCCACATTATGTCAAGGAACTCACTTCTGGTCCAGATAAAGGTGTTGAGTTGGATGGTGTCCTTCGCACAAAGCCTCTTGAAATTGGAATTGTAAATGGCATGGATGTTTATGAATGGGATCCTGCAACTGATAAGTACATCAGTGTGAAATATGATGCAACAACG GTAACTGAAGCAAGGGCTCTCAATAAAGAAAGGTTGCAAGCTGAAGTTGGATTGCCTGTGGACTCGAGCATCCCTGTTATAGTTTTTGTTGGCCGTCTTGAAGAACAGAAAGGGTCTGACATACTCATTGCAGCCATTCCAGAATTCGTGGGCGAGAATGTTCAGATAATTGTTCTT GGTACGGGAAAGAAGAAAATGGAGGAGGAATTGACGCAGCTGGAAGTGAAATATCCAAGCAATGCTAGAGGCGTAGCGAAATTCAATGTTCCATTGGCACATATGATGTTTGCTGGGGCTGACTTCATTATTGTCCCAAGTAGGTTTGAGCCCTGTGGTCTCATTCAGTTACAAGGGATGAGATATGGAGTG GTACCCATCTGTTCATCGTCTGGAGGACTTGTTGACACGGTTAAGGAGGGTGTCACCGGATTCCACATGGGTTCGTTCAATGTTGAG tgTGAAACTGTAGATCCAGCTGATGTCACAGCAGTAGCGTCAACTGTCACACGAGCCCTGAAACAGTACGACACCCCGGCATTCCATGAGATGGTTCAGAACTGCATGGGGCAAGACCTGTCCTGGAAG GGGCCTGCAAAGAAGTGGGAGGAGGTGCTTCTTGGCCTTGGAGTCGAGGGAAGTCAGGCTGGCATCGACGGAGAGGAGATTGCTCCACTTGCCAAGGAAAACGTAGCTACTCCCTGA